Proteins co-encoded in one Candidatus Thiodictyon syntrophicum genomic window:
- the nuoF gene encoding NADH-quinone oxidoreductase subunit NuoF, protein MAVNHDTVCFRTMHLPVHERHTLAAYRGLGGYAQWERILRERVDPAGVIEELKLSNLRGRGGAGFPTGLKWSFMPRTAPVQKYIVCNSDEGEPGTCKDRDILRFNPHQLIEGMAIAGYCIGATVGYNYIRGEFYEPIERFEAALREAYAAGLLGRDILGTGVDFDLYTHLGAGAYICGEETALLESLEGKKGQPRYKPPFPAQVGLYGKPTTINNTESLASVPVILERGGQWFLDQGRPNNGGTKLFSITGHVNNPCNVEVPLGTPFRDLLAMAGGVKDGKPLKAVIPGGSSVPVVPGDIMMGVDMDYDSVAKAGSMLGSGAVIVIAEGTCMVKVLANLSHFYMRESCGQCTPCREGTGWLARVVGRIAAGQGRPQDLDLLDSVAGRIGGRTICALGDAAAMPVQSFLKHYRNEFVHLIEHGQRSRA, encoded by the coding sequence ATGGCCGTCAATCACGACACCGTTTGCTTTCGCACCATGCACCTTCCGGTCCATGAGCGCCATACCCTGGCGGCCTATCGCGGCCTGGGGGGCTATGCGCAATGGGAGCGTATCCTGCGCGAGCGGGTGGACCCGGCGGGCGTCATTGAGGAGTTGAAGCTCTCCAACCTGCGCGGGCGCGGCGGCGCCGGCTTTCCGACCGGGCTCAAGTGGAGCTTCATGCCCCGCACGGCCCCGGTGCAGAAATATATCGTCTGTAATTCGGACGAGGGCGAGCCTGGGACCTGCAAGGATCGCGATATCCTGCGTTTCAATCCGCACCAGTTGATCGAGGGCATGGCCATCGCGGGCTATTGCATCGGGGCCACCGTGGGGTACAACTATATCCGCGGCGAGTTCTACGAGCCGATCGAGCGCTTCGAGGCGGCCCTGCGGGAGGCCTATGCGGCGGGACTGCTCGGGCGCGACATCCTGGGTACCGGGGTGGATTTCGACCTCTACACCCACCTGGGTGCGGGCGCCTACATCTGCGGGGAGGAGACGGCGCTCCTGGAGTCGCTGGAGGGCAAGAAGGGTCAACCCCGCTACAAGCCGCCCTTCCCGGCCCAGGTGGGTCTCTATGGCAAGCCCACCACCATCAACAATACCGAGTCCCTGGCCTCGGTACCGGTGATCCTGGAGCGCGGCGGTCAGTGGTTCCTGGACCAGGGGCGGCCCAACAATGGCGGGACCAAGCTCTTCTCCATTACGGGGCATGTCAACAACCCCTGTAATGTGGAGGTGCCCCTGGGTACGCCCTTCCGGGACCTGCTGGCAATGGCCGGCGGGGTCAAGGACGGCAAGCCGCTCAAGGCGGTCATCCCGGGCGGGTCCTCGGTGCCGGTGGTGCCCGGTGACATCATGATGGGGGTCGACATGGACTACGACTCGGTCGCCAAGGCCGGGTCCATGCTCGGCAGCGGCGCGGTGATCGTGATCGCCGAGGGTACCTGCATGGTGAAGGTCCTGGCCAATCTGTCCCATTTCTATATGCGAGAGTCGTGCGGCCAGTGCACCCCCTGTCGCGAGGGCACCGGCTGGCTGGCGCGGGTGGTCGGGCGGATCGCCGCGGGCCAGGGCCGCCCGCAGGACCTGGACTTGCTGGACAGTGTCGCCGGGCGGATCGGCGGGCGTACCATCTGTGCCCTGGGGGATGCGGCGGCCATGCCGGTGCAGAGTTTCCTGAAGCACTATCGCAATGAATTCGTGCACCTGATCGAGCACGGGCAACGTTCGAGGGCCTGA
- the nuoE gene encoding NADH-quinone oxidoreductase subunit NuoE, producing the protein MSFRNDPLAVVHDRDKSTLLTPVLRAAIEAHAAKYPAQWRQSAVMPALTLVQDSNGGWLSRELMDEVAAYLDMPAVAVYEVASFYGMYDLEPTAAHKVCICNSISCLLNGSEDLIHHVEHRYQVKPGETTADGRFTFKEVECLGACRDAPAVLIDQTYHEKLSAETLDRLIEGLQ; encoded by the coding sequence ATGAGCTTTCGCAATGACCCCCTGGCCGTGGTCCACGATCGGGACAAGTCGACCCTCCTGACGCCCGTGCTGCGTGCCGCGATCGAGGCCCATGCCGCCAAGTATCCGGCGCAATGGCGGCAGTCTGCGGTGATGCCGGCCCTGACCCTGGTCCAGGACAGCAACGGCGGCTGGTTGTCCCGCGAACTGATGGACGAGGTGGCGGCCTATCTGGATATGCCGGCGGTCGCGGTCTACGAGGTCGCGAGCTTCTACGGGATGTACGATCTGGAGCCGACCGCGGCGCACAAGGTCTGCATCTGCAACAGCATTTCCTGTCTGTTGAACGGCTCCGAGGACCTGATCCACCATGTGGAGCACCGCTATCAGGTCAAACCCGGCGAGACCACTGCCGACGGGCGCTTCACCTTCAAGGAGGTGGAGTGCCTGGGCGCCTGCCGCGACGCCCCGGCGGTGCTGATCGACCAGACCTACCATGAAAAGCTGTCCGCCGAGACCCTGGACCGGCTGATCGAGGGGTTGCAGTGA
- a CDS encoding NADH-quinone oxidoreductase subunit D has product MPEIRNYTLNFGPQHPAAHGVLRLVLELDGEVIERADPHVGLLHRGTEKLAETKPYNQSIGYMDRLDYVSMMCNEHGYVRAIEKLLGVQVPQRAQYIRTLYDEITRVLNHLMWLGAHGLDIGAMSVFIYCFREREDLLDCYEAVSGARMHATYYRPGGVYRDLPEAMPQYQAAGTQWHSAREMAARNAARQGSLLDFIEDFTARFPACVDEYETLLTDNRIWKQRTVSIGVVSPERALQLGFTGPMLRGSGIEWDLRKKQPYAAYADMDFDIPVGVNGDCYDRYLVRVEEMRQSNRIMKQCVDWLRKHPGPVAVDDHKVMPPARAAMKEDMEALIHHFKLFTEGYCTPPGEVYAAVEAPKGEFGCYIVSDGANKPYRLKVRAPGFPHLAALDEMARGHMLADVVAIIGTLDIVFGEIDR; this is encoded by the coding sequence ATGCCTGAAATCCGCAATTACACCCTGAACTTCGGCCCCCAGCACCCCGCCGCCCATGGGGTGCTGCGTCTGGTGTTGGAACTGGACGGCGAGGTGATCGAGCGCGCTGACCCCCACGTCGGCCTGTTGCACCGGGGCACCGAGAAGCTGGCCGAGACCAAGCCCTATAACCAGAGCATCGGTTACATGGACCGCCTGGACTATGTGTCGATGATGTGCAACGAACACGGCTATGTGCGGGCGATCGAGAAGCTCCTGGGGGTGCAGGTACCGCAGCGCGCCCAGTACATCCGCACCCTGTATGACGAGATCACCCGCGTCCTGAACCACCTGATGTGGCTCGGCGCGCACGGCCTGGACATCGGTGCCATGTCCGTCTTCATCTACTGTTTTCGCGAGCGCGAGGACTTGCTCGACTGCTACGAGGCGGTTTCGGGTGCGCGCATGCACGCCACCTATTACCGCCCGGGCGGCGTCTACCGGGACCTGCCGGAGGCGATGCCCCAGTACCAGGCGGCCGGGACCCAATGGCACAGCGCCCGTGAGATGGCGGCCCGCAATGCCGCCCGCCAGGGGTCTCTGCTGGATTTCATCGAGGACTTCACCGCGCGCTTCCCAGCCTGCGTGGACGAGTACGAGACCCTGCTGACCGACAACCGCATCTGGAAGCAACGCACCGTGAGTATCGGTGTCGTCTCCCCCGAGCGGGCGCTGCAACTCGGTTTTACCGGTCCCATGCTGCGCGGCTCCGGAATTGAGTGGGACCTGCGCAAGAAGCAGCCCTATGCCGCCTATGCCGACATGGACTTCGACATCCCGGTCGGTGTGAATGGGGACTGCTACGACCGCTATCTGGTGCGGGTCGAGGAGATGCGTCAGTCCAATCGGATCATGAAACAATGCGTGGACTGGCTGCGCAAGCACCCGGGCCCGGTTGCGGTGGACGACCACAAGGTCATGCCGCCCGCCCGTGCCGCCATGAAGGAGGACATGGAGGCCCTGATCCACCACTTCAAGCTGTTCACCGAGGGCTATTGCACCCCGCCGGGCGAGGTCTATGCGGCGGTCGAGGCGCCCAAGGGCGAGTTCGGTTGTTACATCGTCTCCGATGGCGCCAACAAGCCCTATCGACTCAAGGTCCGCGCCCCCGGGTTCCCGCACCTGGCGGCGCTCGATGAGATGGCCAGGGGCCACATGCTGGCGGACGTGGTGGCCATCATCGGGACCCTGGATATCGTGTTTGGGGAGATCGACCGCTGA
- a CDS encoding NADH-quinone oxidoreductase subunit C translates to MATESLTRDIRLAGLEQALSRHLSGQGCETLSAPGEVTLVVPAAHLLPVCRVLRDHADLRFEQLIDVCGLDYAAYGKGEWETESASTFGFGRGVDRDLDLAITAPRRFAVVYHLLSLAHNRRLRLRVYADGEGEPMVDSVVPIWAAANWFEREAFDLFGILFRGHPDLRRILTDYGFVGHPFRKDFPVSGQVEMRYDPAQGRVVYEPVSIAPRILVPKVIREDSRYLGPDHAGAVGKGA, encoded by the coding sequence ATGGCAACAGAATCCTTAACGCGCGATATCAGACTGGCCGGGCTCGAACAGGCCCTGTCCCGGCATCTGAGTGGACAGGGCTGCGAAACCTTGAGCGCGCCCGGCGAGGTCACGCTGGTGGTGCCCGCGGCGCACTTGCTCCCGGTCTGCCGGGTCCTGCGCGACCACGCGGACCTGCGCTTCGAGCAACTGATCGATGTCTGCGGGTTGGACTATGCCGCCTACGGCAAGGGCGAGTGGGAGACCGAGTCGGCGTCCACCTTCGGCTTCGGCCGCGGGGTGGACCGCGACCTGGACCTGGCGATCACCGCCCCGCGCCGCTTTGCCGTGGTCTATCACCTGCTCTCCCTGGCCCACAATCGGCGCCTGCGCCTGCGGGTCTACGCGGACGGGGAGGGTGAACCCATGGTGGATTCGGTGGTGCCGATATGGGCCGCGGCCAATTGGTTCGAGCGGGAGGCCTTCGACCTCTTCGGCATCCTCTTTCGCGGGCACCCCGACCTGCGTCGTATCCTCACGGACTACGGCTTCGTCGGTCACCCCTTCCGCAAGGACTTCCCCGTTTCGGGCCAGGTGGAGATGCGCTATGACCCGGCACAGGGTCGCGTGGTTTATGAGCCGGTGTCGATCGCGCCGCGCATCCTGGTGCCCAAGGTGATCCGCGAGGACAGCCGTTATCTGGGCCCGGACCACGCCGGCGCTGTCGGCAAGGGGGCCTGA
- a CDS encoding NuoB/complex I 20 kDa subunit family protein encodes MGIEGLLEQGFVTTTADKLINWARTGSMWPMTFGLACCAVEMMHAGAARYDLDRFGIIFRPSPRQSDVMIVAGTLVNKMAPALRKVYDQMAEPRWVISMGSCANGGGYYHYSYAVVRGCDRIVPVDIYVPGCPPTPEALLYGILQLQNKIRRTNTIAR; translated from the coding sequence ATGGGAATAGAGGGTCTGCTGGAACAGGGCTTCGTCACCACCACGGCGGACAAGCTCATCAACTGGGCGCGCACCGGGTCCATGTGGCCCATGACCTTCGGGTTGGCCTGTTGCGCGGTCGAGATGATGCACGCCGGTGCCGCCCGCTATGATCTCGACCGCTTCGGCATCATCTTTCGCCCCAGCCCCCGCCAGTCCGACGTGATGATCGTGGCCGGCACCCTGGTCAATAAGATGGCCCCGGCCCTGCGTAAGGTCTACGACCAGATGGCCGAACCCCGCTGGGTGATCTCCATGGGCTCCTGCGCCAACGGCGGCGGCTACTACCACTATTCCTATGCAGTGGTGCGCGGCTGTGACCGCATCGTCCCGGTGGATATCTATGTGCCCGGCTGCCCGCCGACGCCGGAGGCCCTGTTGTACGGCATACTGCAATTGCAGAACAAGATCCGCCGCACCAATACCATCGCCCGCTGA
- a CDS encoding NADH-quinone oxidoreductase subunit A — MLGNYLPILIFIIVGLLVGGGALAAGWLLGPRRPDAEKDSPYECGFPAFESAHLKFDVRYYLVAILFILFDLEIAFLFPWAVVLPDLGAYGFWVMFVFLAIMVVGFIYEWKKGALEWE; from the coding sequence GTGCTCGGCAACTACCTGCCCATATTGATCTTCATCATCGTCGGCCTGCTGGTCGGCGGCGGCGCCTTGGCGGCCGGATGGTTGCTCGGCCCCCGGCGGCCCGACGCGGAGAAGGACTCGCCCTACGAGTGCGGTTTCCCCGCCTTTGAAAGCGCGCACCTGAAATTCGACGTGCGTTATTACCTGGTCGCCATCCTCTTCATCCTGTTCGACCTGGAAATCGCCTTCCTCTTTCCTTGGGCGGTGGTCCTCCCGGACCTGGGCGCCTACGGGTTCTGGGTCATGTTCGTGTTCCTCGCGATCATGGTCGTCGGCTTCATCTACGAGTGGAAGAAGGGGGCACTGGAATGGGAATAG
- the secG gene encoding preprotein translocase subunit SecG → MHTILTVTQVFLSIGLIGLVLIQHGRGADAGAAFGSGASATVFGARGSGSFLSRATGIIAALFFLTSMAMAYYAAKGEKPAGLMDGVTGLPVKVETPAAAGVTVVPQIAVPAAGQSPAVPSPVPMVPGVAVKAAGSDVPIVPGATMDSTPVKETIPGDGAPKTVPVVPGPVTDEAPVKVEAPAKIETKDEPKEKVQTLDQQAPQGSAPAVAEPAAAPTPSPTADK, encoded by the coding sequence ATGCATACCATCCTGACCGTCACCCAGGTCTTTCTCTCGATCGGCCTGATCGGCCTGGTGCTGATCCAGCACGGGCGCGGGGCCGACGCGGGTGCCGCCTTCGGCAGCGGCGCCTCGGCGACCGTCTTCGGTGCGCGTGGTTCGGGCTCGTTCCTGTCCCGCGCGACCGGAATTATTGCGGCCCTGTTCTTTCTCACCAGCATGGCGATGGCGTATTATGCCGCCAAGGGTGAGAAGCCCGCGGGCCTGATGGACGGGGTGACCGGTTTGCCGGTGAAGGTCGAGACCCCTGCTGCGGCCGGGGTCACGGTTGTGCCTCAGATTGCCGTGCCGGCGGCGGGACAGTCCCCCGCGGTGCCGTCCCCGGTGCCCATGGTGCCAGGGGTGGCGGTCAAGGCCGCGGGCTCTGACGTACCGATCGTGCCGGGTGCGACGATGGATTCGACGCCGGTCAAGGAGACGATTCCCGGGGATGGGGCGCCGAAAACCGTTCCGGTCGTTCCCGGGCCAGTGACGGACGAGGCCCCTGTGAAAGTCGAGGCCCCTGCGAAAATTGAGACCAAGGACGAGCCCAAGGAAAAAGTCCAGACGTTGGATCAGCAGGCGCCGCAGGGGTCCGCCCCCGCTGTCGCCGAGCCGGCGGCTGCGCCGACCCCGTCACCGACCGCGGACAAGTGA
- the tpiA gene encoding triose-phosphate isomerase codes for MRKPLIAGNWKMNGTKASVETLLAGVVAGAGAIERSEVAVCPPYPFLQMAASALAGSSVRLGAQNCATAASGAFTGEVAAPMLADFGCHYVIIGHSERRAMYGEDEAILAKKLAAAFAAGLTPILCVGETLEERERGDMEKVIAAQIDGIIALCGIGAFGSLELAYEPVWAIGTGKTATPAQAQEVHAFIRARLAGHDAAVAQKVRILYGGSMKGSNALELLSQPDIDGGLIGGAALNADEFLSIAKAGDAATQ; via the coding sequence ATGCGCAAGCCCCTGATTGCCGGTAACTGGAAGATGAACGGGACCAAGGCCAGCGTGGAGACGCTCCTGGCCGGCGTGGTCGCCGGTGCGGGCGCGATCGAGCGCAGCGAAGTCGCGGTCTGCCCGCCCTATCCCTTCCTGCAGATGGCCGCGTCGGCGTTGGCCGGCAGCAGTGTCCGCCTGGGTGCGCAGAACTGCGCCACCGCGGCGAGCGGCGCCTTCACGGGCGAGGTCGCGGCCCCCATGCTGGCGGATTTCGGCTGCCACTATGTGATCATCGGTCACTCCGAGCGCCGTGCCATGTACGGCGAGGACGAGGCGATCCTCGCGAAGAAGTTGGCGGCCGCGTTCGCCGCTGGCCTGACCCCGATCCTGTGCGTGGGCGAGACCCTGGAGGAGCGCGAGCGCGGTGACATGGAAAAGGTGATTGCCGCCCAGATCGACGGCATCATCGCGCTGTGCGGGATCGGCGCCTTCGGCAGCCTGGAACTGGCCTACGAGCCGGTGTGGGCGATCGGCACCGGCAAGACCGCGACCCCGGCCCAGGCCCAGGAGGTCCACGCCTTCATCCGCGCGCGGCTTGCCGGGCACGATGCGGCGGTGGCGCAAAAGGTCCGCATCCTCTACGGCGGCAGCATGAAGGGCAGCAATGCCCTGGAACTGCTGTCCCAGCCGGACATCGACGGCGGTCTGATCGGCGGGGCGGCGCTCAACGCGGACGAGTTCCTGTCGATCGCCAAGGCCGGTGATGCGGCGACGCAGTAA
- the smpB gene encoding SsrA-binding protein SmpB, with amino-acid sequence MSKAKKKTDGGSTIALNRKAGHDYHIEQRIEAGLVLEGWEVKSLRAGHIQIKEAYVKILHAEAFLIGSHMTPLPTASTHVSPDPTRTRKLLLKRHEINRLIGETERAGYTLVPTAMYWVHGRAKLEIGLAKGKKLHDKRAAEKDKDWQREKGRLFKAG; translated from the coding sequence ATGAGCAAGGCTAAGAAAAAGACCGACGGCGGCTCCACCATCGCACTCAACCGGAAGGCGGGGCATGACTACCACATCGAGCAACGGATCGAGGCCGGCCTGGTCCTGGAGGGCTGGGAGGTCAAGAGCCTGCGTGCGGGGCACATCCAGATCAAAGAGGCCTATGTCAAGATCCTCCACGCCGAGGCCTTCCTGATCGGCTCCCACATGACGCCGCTGCCCACGGCCTCGACCCATGTGAGCCCCGACCCCACCCGCACCCGCAAGCTGCTGCTCAAACGCCACGAGATCAACCGCCTGATCGGCGAGACCGAGCGCGCCGGCTACACCCTGGTGCCGACCGCCATGTACTGGGTACACGGCCGGGCGAAGCTGGAGATCGGGCTCGCCAAGGGCAAGAAGCTCCACGACAAGCGGGCGGCGGAGAAGGACAAGGATTGGCAGCGGGAGAAGGGGCGGTTGTTCAAGGCGGGGTGA
- a CDS encoding IPTL-CTERM sorting domain-containing protein, whose protein sequence is MRKSFLASALFGPAALLMAFTATSATYNPVGPQTNVPLATVTDGGWTQCFSQTYAVQNSPPLASIESQCSGTQLMLACRETGSPTIQLLAQAPRADVLFDTGTSNTPHDANGTGWYFSNSYSWGFAALGDTLSRTPCDAATSGNNNARLCWHTSAANMDYGYRCGANTDLNVSTAYEKLIFQASSSAPIAYQAIPTLSEWARITLALLLLGAVGWYGRRRTRQ, encoded by the coding sequence ATGAGAAAGTCCTTCCTCGCATCCGCATTGTTCGGACCTGCGGCGCTGCTTATGGCCTTTACGGCGACGTCCGCGACCTATAACCCGGTCGGTCCGCAAACCAATGTCCCTCTGGCGACCGTGACCGACGGGGGCTGGACACAATGTTTCAGCCAGACCTATGCCGTCCAGAATAGCCCACCACTCGCGAGCATTGAGTCTCAATGCAGCGGCACCCAGCTGATGCTGGCTTGCCGCGAAACCGGCAGCCCCACCATACAATTGCTGGCGCAGGCCCCCAGGGCGGATGTGCTGTTCGACACTGGAACCAGTAATACACCGCACGATGCGAACGGCACCGGCTGGTATTTCAGCAACAGCTATTCTTGGGGCTTCGCTGCACTGGGCGATACGTTGAGCAGGACTCCGTGTGACGCAGCCACCTCTGGTAACAATAATGCTCGCCTCTGTTGGCACACCTCTGCCGCAAATATGGATTACGGCTATCGCTGCGGAGCGAATACAGATCTGAATGTAAGCACCGCTTACGAGAAACTCATCTTTCAGGCAAGTTCGTCCGCCCCGATCGCCTACCAAGCCATTCCCACGCTCTCCGAGTGGGCGCGGATTACACTGGCGCTGCTGTTGCTCGGCGCGGTGGGCTGGTATGGTCGTAGACGCACTCGCCAGTAG
- a CDS encoding ClcB-like voltage-gated chloride channel protein, which produces MRARARWIAVASLLPCCAAAGAAEYGPVRPGETLWQVAGRVDAGGDLDRNQIMLALLRANPQAFTPSCNVNAALRVGTRLRVPTAEEIAAVDPAAARQAIADQARDWAGHRRGGRPLDCAVLAAGPSGTVAAQSTPPAADAPPPPTPSKALPSGPAPAPAALCPCPTGAATGVAAGPVGFQGPPVAAGEATPQVPPGPRAPGWFLAVLALGLLAFAFRRPGGGRGAADAASREGTGGPPGPAVLHLVPGLRNLYLLLVLAALAGVLGAAVTVLFREAITGIEALLGGQGSSLVVLALTLSPWERLLLPTFGGLAAGLILQEIGGRLRGRTTTDYMEAVAAGDGWISIRQSLVKGASSLCTVASGGSIGREGAMVQLAAMVASTLGRLACLPRDHLRLLVAAGAAAGLAAAYNAPLAATIFVAEIVLGSIALEHIGPLIVAAVIASVTVHDLLGYAPAYQIPAFHLVSSWELGLYLLLGLIAGHTAPVFLRLLERSTDLFTRLPLPLAGRLTLGGLIVGLVSVYEPQVWGKGYTVVDSVLLAPWAWQALATVLLLKVFTTAVTLGSGGIGGAFTPTLFVGALQGALFGTLVQTVLPVGTAPPSAYAVVGMGAMLAATTQAPLMSILMIIEMTMDYQIVLPLMLSVVIAHYTALRYTGVRPMYAESLLPQPVAVLTSVSAGAPPQ; this is translated from the coding sequence ATGCGTGCACGGGCGCGCTGGATCGCGGTTGCGTCCCTGCTGCCGTGCTGTGCGGCGGCGGGCGCGGCGGAATACGGGCCGGTGCGGCCGGGGGAGACCCTGTGGCAGGTCGCGGGGCGGGTCGATGCGGGCGGGGACCTGGACCGGAACCAGATCATGCTGGCCCTGCTGCGGGCCAACCCGCAGGCCTTCACACCGTCCTGCAACGTCAATGCGGCCCTGCGGGTCGGGACCCGGTTGCGGGTGCCGACCGCGGAGGAGATCGCGGCGGTCGACCCGGCGGCCGCCCGGCAGGCCATCGCGGACCAGGCCCGGGACTGGGCCGGGCATCGCCGCGGCGGTCGGCCGCTGGATTGCGCCGTGCTCGCCGCGGGGCCGTCCGGGACCGTCGCGGCCCAGTCGACGCCGCCGGCCGCTGATGCGCCGCCTCCGCCGACGCCATCCAAGGCATTGCCGTCCGGGCCGGCGCCTGCACCGGCCGCACTTTGCCCCTGCCCAACCGGCGCGGCGACGGGCGTCGCGGCTGGGCCGGTCGGTTTCCAAGGCCCGCCGGTGGCCGCGGGGGAGGCGACGCCCCAGGTGCCGCCGGGTCCGCGCGCACCCGGGTGGTTCCTGGCCGTGCTGGCGCTGGGCCTGCTCGCGTTCGCCTTCCGGCGTCCGGGCGGGGGCCGCGGGGCCGCGGACGCCGCGTCGCGGGAGGGGACCGGCGGCCCGCCCGGGCCCGCCGTGTTGCACCTGGTGCCCGGGTTGCGCAATCTGTATCTGCTGCTGGTGCTGGCGGCGCTGGCCGGGGTGCTGGGCGCGGCGGTGACGGTCCTGTTTCGTGAGGCGATCACGGGCATCGAGGCGCTGCTCGGGGGCCAGGGCAGCAGCCTGGTGGTCCTGGCGCTGACCCTATCGCCCTGGGAGCGGCTGCTGTTGCCGACGTTCGGCGGTCTGGCCGCCGGCTTGATACTCCAGGAGATTGGGGGGCGGCTGCGCGGCCGTACCACCACCGACTACATGGAGGCGGTCGCGGCCGGAGACGGCTGGATCAGTATCCGGCAGAGCCTGGTGAAGGGCGCATCGTCCCTCTGCACCGTGGCCTCGGGCGGTTCGATCGGCCGGGAGGGGGCCATGGTGCAGTTGGCGGCGATGGTCGCCTCGACCCTCGGGCGCCTCGCGTGCCTGCCGCGCGACCACCTGCGGCTGCTGGTGGCCGCGGGGGCGGCGGCGGGTCTGGCCGCGGCCTACAATGCGCCGCTCGCCGCGACCATCTTCGTCGCCGAGATCGTGCTGGGGTCCATCGCGCTGGAGCACATAGGCCCGCTGATCGTCGCCGCGGTGATCGCGAGCGTCACGGTCCACGATCTGCTGGGCTATGCCCCGGCCTATCAGATCCCGGCGTTTCACCTGGTGAGCAGTTGGGAACTGGGCCTCTATCTGCTCCTGGGTCTGATCGCCGGGCACACGGCGCCGGTGTTCCTGCGGTTGCTCGAGCGCTCCACGGACCTGTTCACCCGGTTGCCGCTCCCGCTGGCCGGGCGCCTGACGCTGGGCGGGCTCATCGTCGGCCTCGTCTCGGTCTATGAGCCCCAGGTCTGGGGCAAGGGGTATACCGTGGTGGACTCGGTGCTGCTGGCGCCCTGGGCCTGGCAGGCCTTGGCGACGGTGCTGTTGCTGAAGGTGTTCACGACCGCGGTGACCCTGGGCTCCGGCGGCATCGGCGGGGCTTTCACACCGACCCTCTTCGTCGGTGCCCTGCAAGGCGCCCTGTTCGGCACCCTGGTCCAGACGGTCCTGCCGGTCGGCACCGCGCCGCCGAGTGCCTATGCGGTGGTCGGCATGGGGGCGATGCTCGCCGCCACCACCCAGGCGCCATTGATGTCGATCCTGATGATCATCGAGATGACCATGGACTATCAGATCGTGCTGCCGCTGATGCTCTCCGTCGTTATCGCCCATTATACGGCGCTGCGTTATACCGGGGTCAGGCCCATGTATGCCGAGTCGCTGCTGCCGCAGCCGGTCGCGGTGCTGACCTCCGTGTCGGCCGGCGCGCCACCTCAATAA
- a CDS encoding MFS transporter: protein MWHSLRRPEVLATTLAAAGILMVTMGARQSLGLFIGPIDATTGLGLATISFALAIGQFTWGAIQPIAGAVADRFGPGPVLVGGIAVMALGSAMTPFMGSGFGLVVSLGLVSAIGSGAGSFSVLMGAAAARLPASARGAASGVINAGGSFGQFVFAPILQQLIQRIGWMGAMWSLAVMTLAALPLVGRLTRAATTPVVHTHVDQGLRRALTTAMTDPSYLLLNAGFFTCGFHIAFLVTHLPGEVNLCGLPAAVAGWSLAIIGLANIFGSLYAGYAVSRYRSKYVLAAMYGSRVLLIAWYLVMPRNQWTFYAFAAGLGFTWLATVPPTAAIVGKLFGIRYLATLFGVTLLSHQIGGFFGAYLGGLTMTRFGDYGWMWYADMTLAALAAILNLPIREAPMVAARTLS, encoded by the coding sequence ATGTGGCACTCGTTGAGACGGCCTGAGGTCCTGGCCACCACCCTGGCCGCCGCCGGGATCCTGATGGTCACCATGGGCGCCCGCCAGTCCTTGGGGCTCTTCATCGGCCCGATCGATGCGACGACCGGGCTTGGGCTCGCCACCATCAGCTTCGCGCTCGCGATCGGCCAGTTTACCTGGGGGGCGATCCAGCCCATCGCCGGGGCTGTGGCCGACCGCTTCGGTCCGGGTCCCGTGCTGGTCGGCGGTATTGCGGTCATGGCCCTGGGCAGCGCCATGACGCCGTTCATGGGGTCCGGTTTCGGGCTGGTCGTCTCGCTCGGTCTGGTTTCGGCCATCGGGTCCGGGGCCGGCAGCTTTTCGGTGCTGATGGGCGCCGCGGCGGCGCGCCTGCCCGCGTCGGCACGCGGTGCGGCCTCGGGGGTCATCAACGCCGGCGGCTCCTTTGGCCAATTCGTCTTTGCGCCCATCCTGCAACAGTTGATTCAGCGCATCGGCTGGATGGGCGCCATGTGGTCGCTGGCGGTGATGACGCTCGCCGCACTGCCGCTGGTCGGGCGCTTGACCCGGGCGGCCACGACGCCGGTCGTCCACACGCATGTGGATCAGGGGCTGCGCCGGGCCCTTACCACGGCCATGACGGACCCCAGCTATCTGTTGCTCAATGCCGGTTTCTTCACCTGCGGCTTTCATATCGCCTTTCTGGTGACGCATCTGCCCGGGGAGGTGAATCTGTGTGGCCTGCCGGCCGCGGTCGCCGGTTGGTCGCTCGCCATCATTGGGCTGGCCAATATCTTCGGCAGTCTCTATGCCGGCTATGCCGTCTCGCGCTATCGCAGCAAGTATGTCCTGGCGGCCATGTACGGGTCGCGCGTCCTCTTGATTGCCTGGTATCTGGTGATGCCGCGGAACCAGTGGACCTTCTATGCCTTTGCCGCGGGCCTGGGTTTCACCTGGCTCGCGACGGTGCCGCCGACCGCCGCCATCGTCGGTAAGCTGTTCGGCATTCGCTATCTGGCGACCCTGTTCGGGGTGACCTTGCTGAGCCATCAGATCGGCGGCTTTTTCGGCGCCTACCTGGGCGGGCTGACCATGACCCGGTTCGGCGACTATGGCTGGATGTGGTATGCGGACATGACGCTCGCCGCACTCGCCGCCATTCTCAATCTGCCGATCCGGGAGGCACCGATGGTTGCGGCGCGGACCCTCTCCTGA